From one Macaca nemestrina isolate mMacNem1 chromosome 5, mMacNem.hap1, whole genome shotgun sequence genomic stretch:
- the LOC105482601 gene encoding histone H2B type 1-C/E/F/G/I encodes MPEPAKSAPAPKKGSKKAVTKAQKKDGKKRKRSRKESYSVYVYKVLKQVHPDTGISSKAMGIMNSFVNDIFERIAGEASRLAHYNKRSTITSREIQTAVRLLLPGELAKHAVSEGTKAVTKYTSSK; translated from the coding sequence ATGCCAGAACCAGCTAAGTCAGCCCCTGCCCCGAAGAAGGGCTCGAAGAAGGCGGTGACCAAGGCACAGAAGAAGGACGGCAAGAAGCGCAAGCGCAGCCGTAAGGAGAGCTATTCTGTGTACGTGTACAAGGTGCTGAAGCAGGTCCACCCCGACACCGGCATCTCGTCCAAGGCTATGGGTATCATGAACTCCTTCGTCAACGACATTTTTGAGCGTATCGCAGGCGAGGCTTCCCGCCTGGCGCATTACAACAAGCGCTCGACTATCACTTCCAGGGAGATACAAACGGCCGTGCGCCTGCTGCTCCCCGGGGAGCTGGCCAAACACGCGGTGTCGGAGGGCACCAAGGCTGTCACCAAGTACACCAGCTCCAAGTAA